A genome region from Vicinamibacteria bacterium includes the following:
- a CDS encoding phosphotransferase, producing the protein MHEFAATATERLKALVERLAASEVRQLAGDASTRLYYRVRLDDDQTRIIAVLPEPFEPDQLPFLDTLALLQTLTIRVPRVYESMGPDGILVLEDLGDRLLQNEVTHRRADKRQLYAEAIDLLTKLQIGARDLSPRSHLALRIAFDDRKFREELSFFRTHFLEGLRGARLDVEDGLALEASFENIARELASQTYALCHRDYHSRNLIRCSDDELAVIDFQDARLGPRVYDLVSLMNDSYVVHTVELVKEMTERFSRALGVDVANEYDLAALQRNLKALGTFGYQIVHRANEVYRPYLAPTLGLVRDNLVRNSRFATLRRVLARQLPELQ; encoded by the coding sequence GTGCACGAATTCGCAGCGACCGCAACCGAGCGCTTGAAAGCGCTCGTCGAACGCCTGGCGGCGTCGGAGGTTCGTCAGCTCGCGGGAGATGCCTCCACTCGCTTGTACTACCGGGTCCGTCTCGACGACGACCAGACTCGAATCATCGCGGTTCTTCCCGAGCCATTCGAGCCCGATCAGCTCCCGTTTCTCGACACCCTTGCCCTGCTCCAGACCCTCACCATTCGAGTTCCCCGGGTCTACGAATCGATGGGCCCGGACGGCATCCTTGTTCTGGAAGATCTAGGAGATCGTCTCCTCCAGAACGAAGTAACCCATCGTCGCGCCGACAAACGACAGCTCTATGCGGAAGCGATCGATCTTCTCACGAAGTTACAAATCGGAGCCCGCGACCTCTCGCCGCGAAGCCACCTGGCGTTACGAATCGCGTTCGACGACCGGAAGTTTCGTGAGGAGCTGTCCTTCTTTCGGACCCATTTTCTCGAGGGTTTGAGGGGTGCGAGGCTCGACGTCGAGGACGGGTTGGCCCTCGAAGCGAGCTTCGAGAACATCGCCCGGGAGCTTGCTTCGCAAACCTACGCCCTGTGCCACCGGGATTACCACTCGCGGAACCTCATTCGATGCAGCGATGATGAACTTGCGGTAATCGACTTTCAGGATGCACGCCTTGGACCGCGCGTCTACGACCTGGTCTCACTCATGAACGACTCATACGTGGTGCATACGGTCGAGCTCGTAAAGGAAATGACCGAGCGATTTTCCCGCGCCCTCGGCGTCGACGTCGCGAACGAGTACGATCTTGCGGCTCTCCAGCGAAATTTGAAGGCGTTGGGAACGTTTGGCTATCAAATCGTGCACCGGGCAAACGAGGTCTATCGTCCCTACCTCGCACCGACCCTGGGGCTGGTTCGGGACAACTTGGTGCGAAACTCGCGCTTTGCTACGCTGAGGCGGGTCTTGGCCAGGCAGCTCCCGGAGTTACAGTAA
- a CDS encoding NDP-sugar synthase, translated as MRSAPRAMILAAGQGKRLRPLTASLAKPALPLLGRPLIEYTFRRLVRAGVREVVVNLHHHAESLEPVLDRARAQLEVHESREAELLGTAGGVKKVGERLSGKTFLLLNGDTVFDFDLSELVQRHRSSRAKATLVLRSKRGGTRFSSVTIDDDGRVVRIDKRDRGPGLMFAGVWLLEPSVLELLSGRPGGLDVELLPALIEEKTVFACVQERSFITVDTPGRYWAASLTMAREGLFEEDWGVRRHCARLFRGEDTTLGDGMYLEGSVVLGARCRVGAGACLKNVVCWDDVQIPAGAVLSNAVISDGVRIPEGEDFSGKLLMRVPPDRTEIRKREVRGGLVIASLEIGRSLGLRS; from the coding sequence ATGAGATCGGCTCCGCGCGCGATGATCCTTGCGGCGGGGCAAGGCAAGCGGCTGCGCCCGTTAACGGCGAGCCTCGCCAAGCCCGCGCTGCCGCTTCTTGGACGACCTCTGATCGAGTACACGTTTCGACGCTTGGTGCGTGCCGGCGTACGCGAGGTTGTGGTCAATCTGCATCATCACGCGGAAAGCCTGGAACCCGTTCTCGACCGGGCTCGGGCGCAGTTGGAGGTGCATGAGTCGCGCGAGGCCGAGCTACTCGGTACCGCCGGAGGCGTCAAGAAAGTGGGAGAACGATTGTCGGGGAAGACCTTCCTGCTACTCAATGGTGACACCGTTTTCGATTTCGATCTCTCCGAGCTCGTGCAACGCCATCGAAGCTCGCGGGCCAAGGCCACCCTGGTTCTGCGTTCCAAACGCGGGGGTACGCGATTCTCCAGCGTAACGATCGATGACGACGGCCGGGTTGTCCGGATCGACAAGCGGGACAGAGGTCCGGGACTGATGTTCGCGGGCGTCTGGCTGCTCGAGCCATCAGTGCTGGAGCTCCTTTCGGGTCGACCGGGCGGCCTGGATGTCGAGCTCCTGCCGGCGCTGATCGAGGAGAAGACCGTCTTTGCCTGCGTCCAGGAACGGTCGTTCATAACAGTGGACACTCCCGGACGGTACTGGGCGGCTTCGTTGACGATGGCCCGCGAGGGGCTTTTCGAAGAGGACTGGGGTGTGCGACGCCACTGCGCCCGCCTTTTTCGGGGCGAAGACACGACCCTGGGCGATGGCATGTACCTCGAGGGTTCGGTCGTCCTCGGGGCGCGATGCCGGGTTGGGGCGGGTGCCTGCCTCAAGAACGTCGTATGCTGGGACGACGTGCAGATTCCGGCCGGGGCGGTGCTTTCGAACGCGGTCATCTCCGACGGCGTTCGCATACCCGAAGGGGAAGACTTTTCCGGAAAGTTGTTGATGCGGGTACCTCCCGATCGGACCGAGATCCGAAAGCGTGAAGTGCGGGGTGGGCTCGTAATCGCCTCCCTCGAGATCGGGCGGTCGCTGGGCTTGAGAAGTTGA
- the smc gene encoding chromosome segregation protein SMC produces the protein MKLERVDIFGFKSFGEKVELTFHEGVTAIVGPNGCGKSNIADAIGWVLGEQSAKSLRGQKMEDVIFNGSQSRPPLALSEVNLRVSRIDLSRDDDEARAHSGKSEVLVTRRLDRSGTSEYLIDGAPTRLRDVQELFMGTGVGSKAYAIIEQGKIGLILSSKPTDRRVLIEEAAGITKYKSKRRSAELKLQAAQQNLLRINDIVYEITRQMNSLKRQAGKARRYHRLRGAMERLERCVAVKKFAVLQAKLAGTRARLSTVVEEELRRSTSLATAEVFLELCRLRRMENERELDDTREQLHRLELATERLDQSIKRDQRQIVELEERGEQIGVEEEELVSRRGPLLERLDQRRREEELLLRELEGREAQTELCERRLKEASLSLAELEAGIEDARAEILHRVSKIAAFNNFLQGVLANLEKVAAELLKIDGEQRELEDEEKRLGAAAVELANVLRAQQERRAALKWEQTTLQSDLAKARDELDSLDNEVTREKETLSELLGRLASLREVVQARAQFGSGARLLLTTGQERGIRVLGSVSDALEVDRRLERAAEALFDVALQRVRVENENDVDLARSLFRTSPEAGRSELLVGTLTRDSDRGLSATLDALKARSLPGVIGLLSDGVRSSPQELIRFLPDAIVVETFEDALRCFKEVAAPYVSLDGEILAPPGVVILGAGAGGEGLLSTRRQIREMEESVTGARVRVEELGGRRERAVRELESKRGRLSELHEQGHALEKTLVGLEHETARLTDERRRAERKRGVLANERSRAESERSALQGKRIDMEASLAEEEEAKRARERAIDELRSQLSARRTGVDELQAEAAEERSRLAALRERRDAVRLDLDRMLEGASELDARIEARRKEREGLVARKSALEQGIARAEGELFDVSRARGEKIGRGQRLESLLAEENSRVKATEEALKTRRRELEAVREQKAAEEVVLAREESDERHLREHFEDSFKLTLMQAAAIVTPAELARDDGEMQLELSELKRKLDAIGPVNPMADDEYRELETRHEFVTKQRQDLIDAIESTETAIDRIDRTSKQRFREAFDAINEGFGETFKQLFGGGGAGIRLVDEDDVLESGVDIIAQPPGKRLQNVLLLSGGEKAMTAIALLFAIFRYRPSPFCLLDEVDAPLDDANVGRFLSMLRELRETTQFIIITHNRKTMEMADQLYGVTMEEPGVSRLVSVSMVEREQAEPVAT, from the coding sequence ATGAAGCTGGAACGCGTCGACATCTTCGGATTCAAGAGCTTCGGAGAAAAGGTCGAGCTCACCTTCCACGAAGGCGTCACCGCAATCGTGGGGCCGAACGGGTGCGGCAAGAGCAACATCGCCGACGCCATCGGGTGGGTACTCGGGGAGCAGAGCGCCAAGAGCCTCCGAGGGCAGAAGATGGAGGACGTCATCTTCAACGGAAGCCAGTCCCGTCCGCCGCTCGCCCTGTCCGAGGTCAATCTCCGGGTTTCCCGGATCGACCTGTCTCGCGATGACGACGAAGCCAGGGCTCATTCGGGAAAGAGCGAGGTCCTGGTCACCAGGCGGCTCGACCGCAGCGGCACCAGCGAATATCTCATCGATGGCGCGCCCACCCGTCTGCGAGACGTGCAGGAGCTCTTCATGGGGACGGGCGTCGGGTCCAAGGCCTACGCGATCATCGAGCAGGGAAAGATCGGCCTCATCCTGTCCAGCAAGCCCACCGATCGGAGAGTCCTGATCGAAGAAGCCGCGGGCATCACGAAATACAAATCCAAGAGGCGCTCGGCCGAGCTGAAGCTACAGGCAGCGCAGCAGAACCTGCTTCGCATCAACGACATCGTCTACGAGATCACTCGCCAGATGAACTCCCTCAAGCGGCAGGCGGGAAAGGCTCGCCGCTATCATCGGCTCCGCGGCGCGATGGAGCGACTCGAGCGATGCGTGGCGGTCAAGAAGTTCGCCGTGCTCCAAGCCAAGCTGGCCGGCACTCGAGCGCGGCTGAGTACCGTCGTCGAGGAAGAGCTGCGCCGCTCGACGAGTCTCGCGACCGCGGAAGTCTTTCTCGAGCTGTGCCGCTTGAGGCGGATGGAGAACGAGCGAGAGCTCGACGACACGCGGGAGCAACTACATCGGCTCGAGCTTGCGACGGAGCGGCTCGACCAGTCGATAAAACGGGACCAGCGCCAAATCGTCGAGCTCGAGGAGCGCGGCGAGCAGATCGGTGTCGAGGAAGAGGAGCTCGTTTCCCGTCGCGGACCGCTTCTGGAGCGTCTCGACCAGAGGCGCCGTGAGGAAGAGCTTCTCCTGCGAGAGCTCGAAGGACGCGAGGCACAAACGGAGCTTTGCGAACGCCGGCTCAAGGAGGCGTCGCTTTCTCTCGCCGAGCTCGAGGCGGGCATCGAGGATGCCCGTGCCGAGATCTTGCACCGCGTCAGCAAGATCGCCGCCTTCAACAACTTTCTGCAGGGCGTGCTGGCAAACTTGGAGAAGGTCGCTGCCGAGCTTCTCAAGATCGATGGTGAGCAGCGGGAGCTCGAGGACGAAGAGAAGCGGCTCGGAGCGGCGGCGGTCGAGCTCGCGAACGTGCTCCGAGCGCAGCAAGAGAGACGGGCCGCGCTCAAGTGGGAGCAGACGACGCTTCAGTCCGACCTGGCGAAAGCACGAGACGAGCTCGATAGTCTCGACAACGAAGTGACCCGGGAAAAGGAGACGCTCTCCGAGCTTCTCGGTCGACTCGCGTCGCTTCGTGAAGTCGTTCAGGCACGAGCGCAATTCGGCAGCGGTGCGCGGCTGCTCCTTACCACCGGGCAAGAGCGAGGCATTCGCGTCCTCGGTTCGGTCTCGGACGCACTCGAGGTCGACCGGCGGCTCGAGCGAGCCGCGGAAGCCTTGTTCGACGTTGCCCTACAGCGAGTGCGGGTCGAGAACGAGAACGATGTGGATCTCGCGCGCTCCCTCTTCCGTACTTCGCCGGAAGCGGGACGTTCGGAGCTCCTCGTAGGCACGTTGACGAGGGATTCCGACAGGGGGCTGAGCGCCACTCTCGACGCACTCAAAGCCCGTTCCCTGCCGGGCGTAATCGGTCTATTGAGTGACGGCGTCCGGTCCAGCCCGCAGGAGCTGATACGTTTTCTCCCCGACGCCATAGTGGTCGAGACCTTCGAAGACGCTCTCCGATGTTTCAAGGAAGTGGCCGCACCATACGTGAGCCTCGATGGGGAGATCCTCGCGCCGCCGGGTGTCGTGATACTCGGGGCGGGAGCAGGCGGGGAAGGTCTCCTCTCGACGCGTCGACAAATCCGTGAGATGGAGGAGTCGGTAACCGGCGCGCGAGTGCGGGTCGAGGAGCTCGGCGGCAGACGCGAGCGGGCCGTGAGAGAGCTCGAATCGAAACGAGGGAGACTCAGCGAGCTCCACGAGCAAGGACACGCGCTGGAGAAAACTCTGGTTGGACTCGAGCACGAGACCGCCCGGCTGACCGACGAACGTCGGCGCGCCGAGCGAAAGCGAGGTGTGCTCGCCAATGAGCGCTCGCGCGCGGAGTCGGAACGTTCGGCTCTTCAAGGCAAGAGGATCGACATGGAAGCTTCGTTGGCCGAGGAAGAAGAGGCCAAACGAGCGAGGGAACGGGCGATCGACGAGCTCCGGTCGCAACTGAGCGCCCGACGAACGGGCGTGGACGAGCTCCAGGCAGAGGCAGCGGAGGAGAGGTCCCGTCTTGCCGCTCTGAGAGAACGGCGCGACGCCGTGCGCCTCGATCTCGATCGTATGCTCGAAGGGGCCTCGGAGCTCGACGCGCGGATCGAAGCCCGTCGCAAAGAGAGGGAGGGTCTCGTCGCGCGAAAATCGGCGTTGGAGCAGGGAATCGCCAGGGCAGAGGGGGAGCTCTTCGATGTATCGCGAGCCCGGGGGGAGAAAATCGGTCGTGGCCAGCGACTCGAATCCCTCCTCGCCGAGGAAAACTCCCGGGTGAAGGCGACCGAGGAGGCACTCAAGACCCGACGCCGGGAGCTCGAGGCCGTCCGTGAACAAAAAGCCGCCGAGGAGGTCGTCCTGGCCCGCGAGGAATCGGACGAGCGGCACCTGCGGGAGCACTTCGAGGACTCGTTCAAGCTCACACTCATGCAAGCGGCGGCGATCGTTACTCCTGCCGAGCTTGCCCGGGATGACGGAGAGATGCAGCTGGAGCTGTCGGAGTTGAAACGCAAGCTCGATGCCATCGGACCGGTCAACCCCATGGCGGACGACGAGTACCGGGAGCTCGAGACGCGCCACGAGTTCGTGACCAAACAACGGCAGGATCTCATCGACGCCATCGAGAGCACGGAGACGGCAATCGACCGCATCGATCGGACCTCGAAGCAGAGATTCAGGGAAGCCTTCGATGCGATCAACGAGGGTTTCGGCGAAACGTTCAAGCAGCTCTTTGGCGGCGGCGGCGCCGGCATTCGGCTGGTGGACGAGGACGACGTACTCGAGAGCGGGGTCGACATCATCGCCCAGCCTCCGGGTAAGAGACTTCAGAACGTTCTGCTGCTCTCCGGAGGCGAGAAGGCGATGACGGCCATCGCGCTCCTCTTTGCCATCTTTCGCTACCGCCCGTCGCCGTTTTGCCTCTTGGACGAAGTAGACGCGCCGCTCGACGACGCAAACGTCGGCCGTTTCCTGTCCATGCTGCGGGAGCTGCGCGAGACGACCCAGTTCATCATCATTACCCACAATAGGAAAACCATGGAGATGGCCGACCAGCTCTATGGTGTCACGATGGAGGAGCCAGGGGTGTCGAGGCTCGTGTCGGTGAGTATGGTGGAGCGAGAACAAGCGGAACCGGTGGCGACTTAA
- a CDS encoding LptF/LptG family permease gives MRILDRYVLREVTPSFLLGIGVFTFVLMLNEILRFAQSLVTQSATFGETLGIFLNLLPSVLCLTIPMGFLLGVLIALGRLAADSEIVAMRASGVSLYRLLVPITLAAASAWLLTSHLIIAVLPDSNQRVRQLIFQVMTSQAGTEIRPRVFYDRLFPNYMFLALDTPTSSDAWENVIVADLSRPETPRVTFAERGRLLVDSVKRTVTFYLEDSEVHQVSQNQPDDYQRQVSREIWLPLPTQTFFPPEDIDVPRGARELGLAELRASYAETKLPIYLTEIHKKFSIPFACFVFGVMGLALGIRNRRDGRSWGFVVSLAIIFFYYVLIDIGESMARHGRLSPLLGMWTANFVMGLGAVFLLVRAARETGGSHGRLAAAASLVRRLARRRPRSERPPSPPVVVVRIPRIDIRFPNTLDRYVAREFARYFALILAALVVVYVLGLLIDVIADAFENNVMGKLVFQYLFFAQPQILFHMLPLATLMATLVCFAILTKTSELTAAKAGGVSLYRLAIPVVLSGALVSGACFAIQEYVLPFANRRVSEILDEIKRRPVGSHNVLDRRWMMGRAQHIYNYAYYDASRQIFNGLAIYRFANEPFGIRERYYAHQAIWESEAGGWSLQRGWRRDFTAGGRIERFDELLVRNMEPPSYFVKEEKRSDQMTYVELTRYIEDLKRAGFDVVPLEVARQAKFSFPLAAMVTVLIGIPFSFTPGKKGALYGIGIAITIGLSYYVTTRVFAFMGDTAMLPSTIAAWSPNLLFGVAALYGLFNVRT, from the coding sequence ATGCGTATTCTCGATCGTTACGTCCTGCGAGAAGTCACCCCGAGCTTCCTCCTGGGAATTGGAGTCTTCACCTTCGTCCTCATGCTGAACGAGATCTTGCGTTTCGCTCAGAGCCTCGTCACGCAGTCGGCGACTTTCGGCGAGACCCTGGGCATATTCCTGAACCTGCTGCCCAGCGTTCTCTGCCTCACCATTCCGATGGGATTTCTGCTCGGCGTGCTGATCGCCCTCGGACGACTCGCGGCCGACAGCGAGATCGTCGCCATGCGCGCGAGCGGCGTGAGTCTCTACCGACTTCTCGTCCCCATCACTCTCGCCGCCGCCTCGGCATGGCTCTTGACTTCTCATCTCATCATCGCGGTTCTTCCCGACTCCAACCAGCGAGTGCGCCAACTCATTTTTCAGGTGATGACGTCTCAGGCGGGAACGGAGATTCGCCCCCGGGTCTTCTACGACAGGTTGTTTCCCAACTACATGTTTCTCGCCCTCGATACACCGACCAGTTCGGACGCCTGGGAGAACGTGATCGTGGCCGACCTCTCTCGGCCCGAGACTCCTCGGGTCACCTTCGCCGAACGCGGACGGCTCCTCGTCGACTCGGTGAAGAGAACGGTGACATTCTATCTGGAGGACTCCGAGGTCCATCAGGTCTCGCAGAATCAACCCGATGACTACCAGCGCCAGGTTTCGCGCGAGATCTGGCTGCCGCTTCCAACCCAGACTTTCTTCCCCCCCGAGGACATCGACGTTCCTCGCGGTGCGCGCGAGCTCGGCCTGGCCGAGCTCCGGGCCTCTTACGCGGAAACGAAGCTTCCCATCTACCTGACGGAGATCCACAAGAAGTTCTCCATTCCGTTCGCATGTTTCGTCTTCGGCGTGATGGGACTCGCGCTGGGAATCCGAAATCGTAGGGATGGACGCTCTTGGGGGTTCGTCGTAAGTCTGGCGATTATCTTCTTCTACTACGTCCTCATCGACATCGGCGAGAGTATGGCCAGACATGGGCGTCTCTCTCCCCTTCTCGGTATGTGGACCGCCAACTTCGTGATGGGCCTGGGTGCGGTGTTCCTTCTGGTACGCGCGGCACGCGAGACCGGAGGATCCCACGGGCGCCTGGCCGCCGCGGCTTCGCTCGTCCGCCGCCTCGCTCGCCGGCGGCCGAGGTCCGAGCGGCCGCCCTCACCGCCGGTGGTCGTCGTCCGAATACCCCGGATCGACATTCGTTTCCCCAACACACTCGACCGTTACGTCGCGCGCGAGTTCGCGCGCTATTTCGCCTTGATTCTGGCGGCACTCGTCGTCGTTTACGTACTCGGCCTCCTCATCGACGTCATCGCCGATGCGTTCGAGAACAACGTCATGGGCAAGCTCGTATTCCAGTATCTCTTCTTCGCCCAGCCCCAGATACTGTTTCACATGCTGCCGCTGGCGACACTCATGGCCACTCTCGTGTGCTTCGCGATCCTGACCAAGACCAGCGAGTTGACCGCGGCGAAAGCCGGCGGCGTCAGTCTGTACCGACTCGCCATTCCCGTTGTTCTGTCCGGCGCCCTCGTCAGCGGTGCATGTTTCGCCATACAGGAGTACGTGCTCCCCTTCGCCAACCGCCGCGTTTCCGAGATCTTGGACGAGATCAAACGGCGCCCGGTCGGCTCGCACAACGTCCTCGATCGCCGGTGGATGATGGGTCGAGCCCAGCACATCTACAATTACGCCTACTACGACGCATCGCGGCAGATTTTCAACGGACTGGCCATCTATCGATTCGCCAACGAGCCGTTCGGTATTCGCGAGCGATACTATGCGCACCAGGCAATCTGGGAATCGGAGGCCGGCGGATGGAGCCTACAACGCGGCTGGCGGCGCGACTTCACCGCCGGAGGTAGAATCGAACGCTTCGACGAGCTCCTCGTTCGCAACATGGAGCCTCCCTCGTACTTCGTAAAGGAGGAGAAGCGGTCGGATCAGATGACCTACGTCGAGCTGACGCGTTACATCGAGGATCTGAAACGAGCTGGATTCGACGTCGTGCCCCTCGAAGTCGCCCGGCAGGCGAAATTCTCGTTCCCACTCGCGGCCATGGTAACGGTTCTGATCGGCATACCGTTCTCGTTCACACCGGGCAAGAAGGGAGCACTCTACGGAATTGGCATCGCCATCACGATCGGGCTGTCGTACTACGTGACGACTCGGGTCTTCGCCTTCATGGGCGATACCGCCATGCTCCCGTCGACGATTGCCGCCTGGTCACCCAACTTGCTGTTCGGCGTGGCCGCGCTCTACGGATTGTTCAACGTGAGGACTTGA
- the cyaB gene encoding class IV adenylate cyclase, with amino-acid sequence MSITIEKEVKFRLAVREDGESRLAKLGARLTAPRHFESNQLFDSETFRVRQRGAALRLRRVGDTAWLTFKGPHHGSGKIKGRREIETSVGDANAIEAILEALGFQERFRYEKYRTGYRWKNVGLCLDETPIGDFIEIEASPEEIAEAAAGLELDMQNALVSTYPRLYELYRQESPDAPLFMVFPEDSSSTA; translated from the coding sequence TTGAGCATCACCATCGAAAAAGAAGTCAAGTTTCGTCTTGCCGTGCGAGAGGATGGTGAGTCACGGCTCGCGAAGCTCGGCGCTCGACTGACGGCGCCTCGCCACTTCGAGTCGAACCAGCTCTTCGATTCCGAGACCTTCAGAGTTCGACAACGCGGAGCGGCGCTGCGGCTGCGCCGGGTTGGGGACACCGCATGGCTGACATTCAAGGGGCCTCACCACGGAAGCGGTAAGATCAAAGGGCGCCGCGAGATCGAGACGTCTGTCGGAGACGCGAACGCGATCGAGGCGATCCTGGAAGCCCTCGGTTTCCAGGAACGCTTCCGCTACGAGAAATACCGAACCGGCTATCGATGGAAGAACGTCGGTTTGTGCCTCGACGAGACGCCGATTGGGGACTTCATCGAGATCGAGGCGTCGCCCGAAGAGATAGCCGAAGCGGCCGCTGGTCTCGAGCTCGACATGCAGAACGCACTCGTTTCCACTTATCCTCGACTCTACGAGTTGTACAGACAGGAGTCGCCCGACGCTCCCCTGTTCATGGTCTTCCCGGAGGACTCCTCTTCCACGGCATGA
- the metK gene encoding methionine adenosyltransferase — translation MSQEGRHLFTSESVTEGHPDKIADQISDAILDTLIAQDPDSRVACETLVTTGIAIIAGEITSKSYADLPKIVRDTIRDVGYTRAKFGFDYETCAVLSTINEQSPDIAMGVDPGGAGDQGLMFGYACDETDELMPMPIMLAHKLVRRLSEVRKSEILDYLRPDGKSQVTVEYDNGRPVRVDTVVVSCQHSNLVKIETLREEIEQHVIRAVVPAEFLDAATKYFINPTGRFVVGGPQGDCGLTGRKIIVDTYGGVGSHGGGAFSGKDPTKVDRSASYMSRYIAKNIVASKVAKKVEVQLAYAIGVAEPVSVMIDTFGTGQVGERKLSRLVREMFPLRPKDIIDHLQLKRPIFKQTAAYGHFGRNEPDFTWERTDKAEELRKAAI, via the coding sequence ATGAGCCAGGAGGGTAGACATCTCTTCACGTCAGAGTCGGTGACCGAGGGGCACCCCGACAAGATCGCCGACCAGATCTCCGACGCCATTCTGGATACCCTGATCGCTCAAGATCCCGATTCACGAGTGGCCTGCGAGACGCTCGTGACCACGGGTATCGCCATCATTGCCGGTGAGATTACCAGCAAGTCTTACGCGGATTTGCCCAAGATCGTCCGTGACACCATTCGGGACGTTGGCTACACCCGAGCCAAGTTCGGTTTCGATTACGAGACTTGCGCGGTGCTTTCTACCATCAACGAACAATCGCCCGACATCGCCATGGGTGTCGACCCCGGGGGAGCCGGCGACCAAGGGCTGATGTTCGGATACGCCTGCGACGAAACGGACGAGCTGATGCCCATGCCCATCATGCTTGCCCACAAGCTCGTTCGACGATTGAGTGAAGTCCGCAAGAGCGAGATCCTCGATTATCTGCGTCCCGACGGCAAGAGCCAGGTGACCGTCGAGTACGATAACGGCCGGCCCGTCAGGGTCGACACCGTCGTTGTTTCCTGCCAGCACAGCAATCTCGTGAAGATCGAGACCCTCCGCGAGGAAATCGAGCAACATGTCATCCGCGCCGTCGTCCCCGCCGAGTTTCTCGACGCGGCTACGAAGTATTTCATCAACCCCACGGGGCGCTTCGTGGTGGGCGGACCCCAGGGTGATTGCGGCCTCACCGGACGCAAGATCATCGTGGACACTTACGGCGGGGTGGGAAGCCACGGGGGCGGAGCGTTTTCCGGCAAGGACCCGACGAAAGTCGATCGGTCGGCGTCGTACATGTCGCGGTACATCGCCAAGAACATCGTGGCCTCGAAGGTGGCGAAGAAGGTCGAGGTGCAGCTCGCCTACGCGATCGGTGTCGCCGAGCCCGTCTCGGTCATGATCGATACTTTCGGCACTGGCCAGGTCGGTGAGCGCAAGCTCTCTCGGCTCGTTCGCGAGATGTTTCCTCTCCGGCCGAAGGACATCATCGATCATCTCCAGCTCAAGAGACCCATCTTCAAACAGACGGCCGCCTACGGTCATTTTGGGCGCAACGAGCCCGACTTCACCTGGGAGAGAACCGACAAGGCGGAAGAGCTGCGAAAAGCGGCGATCTGA